TCCGCTGTCATACCCGTCGGAAGGCACAATGCCAAGCTGGGCGGTAGTATCCAGAAAAGGAGAAAAGGGCTCTTTCAGAGTAAACTGCACTGTTAAATCATCCAGCGCTTTTACTTCTTTCAGCCTGGAGAGATCCACTTTTTCATTCTGTCCCTGATTTTCCATCACAGTCTCATAGGTGAATACCACATCTTCCGCTGTAAAATCCGTGCCGTCCTGAAACCGGATGCCTTCTTTTAACTGGTATGTATAGACCAGGGAATCTTCGGAGACCTCCCAGCTTTGGGCCAGATCCCCCTCATATTCCGAATCTGCATTTACCCGGACCAGACTGTTATTTATAAAATCATAACCATATGCAAAACCGCCCTTTACCGGGTCCAGCGAACCATCCCAGAATCCATGTCCCACATAGCAGACAATAGAATTTTCCTCGCCGGCGGCAGTTCCTTTTTCCCTGGGCTTCTGTTCCTGTCCGCAGCCTGTCAGCAACAGAATCACGCTGCCAAGCAGAAACATTCTTTTCTTATTCATATCGTTTCCTCCTGTGCTCTGACTCATAGTAAGACATGGTTTATGCTACCACAGAAGAAAAAAAGGCGGAAGCCCCCTGGGGGGTCTTTCCTGCCCTGGATGAATAAAATGTGTTTTATTTTTTCACCGGCAGCCGCACCGTAAAGGTGCTGCCCCCGCCTTCTGTATCACTGACCGATATTTTCCCGCCGTGGCTGCTGCAGATTTCTCCGGCAATGGACAGCCCCAGGCCAAAATGCTCCTTATCGCTGCGGGAACTGCTGACCTGATAAAATTTATCAAATATTTTCTCCTTTTCCTCATCGGGAATACCTTTCCCGGTATCGGCCACCTGAATATAACATCTGCCCCTCTGCCGGTACAGATTCAGTGATACGTTCTTCCCGGAAGGGGTGTAGTACAGGGCGTTTTCCAGTAAAATCACCAGCACCTGCTCCACCCGCCGGAAGTCGCAGACACAGTGATAATCCTGCCCTTCTTTCCGGCTGCAGGACAAAATAATTTCTTTCTTCTCTGCAATTTCTTTATATTTCTCATATACGCTTTCCACAAGCTCCGCCAGATTTACCGGTTCAAACTGAAAGTTCAGCTCCGCCCGCTCCACTTTTGCAAGACACAGAAGATCCTGTATCAGACGCTCCATCCTGGACATTTCATTTCCCATCAGAGCAAAAATCCGCTGCTGCCTGTCTTCATCCGGTCTGTTTTTCAGCATGGACAGTCCTGTTTTAAACACAGCCAGAGGGGAACGCAGCTCATGGGAGGCAAAGGCGATAAAATCCTTCTGCTGTTCCTGATTCTGCACCACAGGCTTCAGCACATGAGACGTAAACCCGCAGGAAAATCCGTAGACCAGCGGTATGGACAGCAGCCATACAGCCAGAAACCGCAGCCGCTGCCGGTTTACCCTCTGGTAAAAAGATTCCAGACTGTACAGATACAGCCAGGTAATCCGGGGGCTCTGATCCTGAACACATCCGTACAGTACAAGACAGCCCGGTTTCTCTTTCTCATATCTGAAATACTCCATGTCGGAGGTAAACTTACCGGTAACCGGAGAAATTTCATTTTCCTGCATACAAAGCTGTACTTCTTCCGCCAGCCCGCGCTCCGGCTCTGTCAGAACCACCTGGGAAAGGGTGGATGGCACGCCGTCCACTTCCAGATAAAGAATATTTTTTTCAGGATTTACATTTCGCATATACCAGTTGATGGTAACGGGGGCTTCACTGTGCAGTTCATGGGAAATATTGCCGGCTTTCAACATAAAATAAGCTTCTTCCTGTCCGTACATGCTCTTCTCTGAAATTTTAAGACAGCAGAACACAACGGCCAGTACCAGAAGTTCTGTAAACAGGCAGCATAGCAGAGAAAGCCTGATTTGAATTTTCCGGAACATCTCACTCCTCCTGCTTTGCCATCAGGCAATATCCCTGCCGGTGTACCGTCACAATCTGCACAGTGGTATCCAGACTGTTCAGTTTCTTCCGCAGCAGATAAATATAGTTGTCCAGGTTCCCATCCTCGATTTCCGCCTCCGGTCCCCACACATTTCCGATAATCTGAATACGGTTCAAAACCTGCTGCGGATTCCGGAGAAAATACGCAAGCAGCTGTCCTTCCC
The Lachnospiraceae bacterium JLR.KK002 DNA segment above includes these coding regions:
- a CDS encoding HAMP domain-containing sensor histidine kinase, which encodes MFRKIQIRLSLLCCLFTELLVLAVVFCCLKISEKSMYGQEEAYFMLKAGNISHELHSEAPVTINWYMRNVNPEKNILYLEVDGVPSTLSQVVLTEPERGLAEEVQLCMQENEISPVTGKFTSDMEYFRYEKEKPGCLVLYGCVQDQSPRITWLYLYSLESFYQRVNRQRLRFLAVWLLSIPLVYGFSCGFTSHVLKPVVQNQEQQKDFIAFASHELRSPLAVFKTGLSMLKNRPDEDRQQRIFALMGNEMSRMERLIQDLLCLAKVERAELNFQFEPVNLAELVESVYEKYKEIAEKKEIILSCSRKEGQDYHCVCDFRRVEQVLVILLENALYYTPSGKNVSLNLYRQRGRCYIQVADTGKGIPDEEKEKIFDKFYQVSSSRSDKEHFGLGLSIAGEICSSHGGKISVSDTEGGGSTFTVRLPVKK